The Pirellulales bacterium genomic interval ACTCAACGGGCTGCGACATCGCAGGGATGCGATGGCAAAATATCGACGTAAGTCGTTATTTTGCGAGCCGTGCGAAGCTTTGCTTCGCACTTGGCGAGGTTGAAAAAAGCCACGAGGGCTTTTTTCAACAGGCTGCTAGACGGGCGGCAGCGCGTTTTGATCCAGTGACTCTGTCTGCACACGAGGCCCGGAGCCCGCGGCTCCGGGCCTCGTTCTTGCGCGTTGGCGCGTGCGGCGAGCCAGCCTTGTGGTGCCGGCGCGTGCGCGGAATCGTTGGCCGGGCGGTCTCCGCGACGGATCGCGACCAATCCGCTCGCCAAAGGGGGACTTGCTTCCGGGCGCCAGGCGACGGGCCGGAATTCGTGCTCGCGAGCCCCGTGCATGGCGATGTTTCCGCGCGCTCGGTTCCAGCAACTTGCCATCGCCCCCGATTCCGAGCGGTTTCCGTTCACGGTGTTGGATTTGATTTGAGGAATCGCGTACTTGCGATCGACGCCACCCAGAAGAGTGGATTCAGGTTCTCGGCGAAGGCCCCGCATCGTCGAGCAAGCAGATCGAAGTGGGTGCTTTTTGGGGCCAGGATGCGGAAAGCCCCAGGATGGGAAGGAACGGAATTGGTCACTCGACGATCACCACGTTACCTCAAATTGGGTCAGTCCCTACTTCGATCGTGGTGCGACCCCCTCTGTGGCGAGCAACTTTCCATCATTTTCCAATTATTGCTTGTTATCACTTGGCAGGAATTGAGCTCTCAAATACTCTAGTGCGTTAGTGCGTGATTTCGGAGTCGTGTGGGTCGTTCGGATCGTTCGGCCAGAGGAAGCGCTCGGAGATCGCCCGTTCGTGCATGATGGCGAGCGATCGCCGTTGCAGGTTTTGTAGCTTTATTCCTCGAGGAGCCGCTAATGATTCGGAAGACAAGTCGAACTCTCCTGGCGGCGGCAGTTGCCGCCTCCTCTGTCGTGCTTGCGGCGGGCGCCCTGCGGGCCGCCACCGTAACCAGCACTGTCTTGCTTGGGCCACCTAATGGTTCCGGTAACATCGGAAACGTCACGGCCAGTCTGACCCTGGGGTCCGGATCGACGATTGCCCTGGGCTCAAACGCCATTTCCGGCAATTACAAGCAGCACGTCGTGTTCGTGAACACGAACATCGGCTTTTCGGCCCAGAATCAGAACTCCACTCTGTCGCTCAATCCGGGCACCGTTAACCTGTCGACCAACGACGCCAGCGGCACCGCCAGCCTGACCTACGACAACGTCTCGCCGGGTATGCCCCAGGTGCTGAATTCGCTGAATGCGAACCTCAGCGACGGCAGCGTGACGAACTTCGGCATCAATGCCACGGGCATCTCGATGGGAACGAGCGTTGGTACCTTCACGCTGACACCGACTTTCTCGGGTTCGATCAGTGGTGTCACCTTTACCTCGTCGGGACCCGCGACGCTCGCTGGAGGTAACCCCGGTAACGGGTTGGTGCCTGGTACCTTCTCGATCACGCTCAATGGCAGCGTGACTGGGTCGCTCAACGTGCTTGGCATCAACATTAGCGTCGGCACCTTGTTCACCTTGCCGAGCAATACGCAAGTCACGTTCGCCGGCAGCTTGCCGATCGCGGACCTGCAAACGTCGGATACGGGCGTGCCCTACGGCGCCTTCCCCGATTCGACGCACCTGAACAACATGCTTGTGGATCTGCAGTCGAACCTGTCCGTTCTGCCGCCGATTCCGTTCCAGTTCGTCGCTCCTCTGGCGACCAGCCAGACCTTCAGCGTGGGCAGCAGTTCGAGCGGTGTGACGTCGATCAAGATCCAGAACACGACGTTGACCGCCAATCTGAATCTCAGCAATCTGGCGTTCAACCTGAGCGGCCAGGTGCCCAGCGCCCTGATCCCCGAGCCCAGCTCGGTGGCTCTGGGAAGCCTGGCCTTGGTGGGCTTCATCGGCATGGTCTATCGCCGCAAGAAGGCTGCTTAACCTAAGCTGCCTTGCATCAGTTCGTCTATCGATTCTCGAGCTCGTCCCGCCGTTCGGCGGGGCGAGCTTTTTCTTTTGCGCGCGCTCCTTGCGCCGCCAACACTTCGACCGCTTGCCGCATGATGCCATCGACGATCTCGCGACAGCTCTCGACTTTCGTAATCCCACCGCACCCTTGTCCGGCGGGGAAGCACGACAAGCGCGGCTCGCGCTCCGCAGCCTCAGGATCGAGAAAGCCCAGTAGTCCGGCTTGCCGCATCGCGGCGTCCTGTTGCGGGAAAGACTGAATATCCTGGGGCCGCTGTTCCCATTGTTCGATCGTCGGACTTTTCAGGGCGCGTAGCGGTTTTCCCGTCCAGCAGCGGGAGACGATCGTATCGCTTTCGTTGGCCCGCAAGATCGACCCCTGGTAAGCCTTGGCCGCCCGTGCTTCATGACAGGCCACGAATCGCGTTCCGATCCAAACTCCTTCGCAGCCCAATGCCAGTGCCGCAGCCAGGCCACGCCCGTCGTAGATACCACCGGCCGCGATGACGGGAATCTTTACGCGGTCGACCACCTGCGGACAGAGGGCCATCGTGCCGACCGCGCCGGTATGGCCTCCCGCTTCGGTGCCTTGCGCCACGACAGCGTCGCAGCCGGCGTCTTCGGCTTCCACGGCTTGTCGTACCGTGGTGCAGACGCAGAACACCAGTATCGCAGCCTTTTGATAGAGGCGAATGACGCGCGACGGCAGTCCTGGTCCGGTGACAAAACAGGTTACGCCGCCGTCGATGATGCGCTGTGCTTCGTCTTCCGGATTGTCGGTCATCGGTGCCAGCAGATCGACTCCGAATGGCTTGCTGGTCAGCGCGCGTACCTTTTGCATTTCGGCCGACAGTTCGTCGAGCGCCATGTTACCCGCACCCAACACGCCATAGCCGCCGGCTTCACTCATGGCTCCCACAAGTCCGGCGTAAGACACGCCCGCCATGCCTGCAAGCATGATCGGGTGCTGAACACGCAGCATTGTGGTGAGGCGGGTGTCAAGCACTTTCGATACCTCCCCAGGAGACCTGCAAAGTTGAGATTCTGCGCGCGTATCTTTTGTAGCCGGCCTCTGCGAGTCCGGGATTTCACGGGCCGCTTCCGGGGTCGCAGACCCGGCTACAGACTTGGCAGGTCTGCTGGATACCTCCCGGGGTCGCTTGCCCATCGAATCGGGTGATCCGTCCGCGATTATAGGGTGGTCAAGCGCCTTGTAATCGGGAAGAATCGCGATAATCCTCACCGTTCCGTGGCGCGCGTTCTGGCGGACTAGCCTCGGCAGCATTGACGGCTTTGCGGCCTCTGGCCATATAAGAAAATACGGGGCCGAAGAGCGGTTCCAGGAACCGCGGGTCAGTACGCCACATCTCTGTCAGGGGCGGCCGAGGGTTTTGCCTCGCCATGGCACCATTTTCCCGTTTGTCGTTTGCCGATGCCTGACTTGTCAGAAAACTCCGAACCCGTAGCGACCGCGGGATCTTCGGCAGCCCCCGAGGTCGGACCTGGAACCGTGGATCGGTCATGGTTGCCGCTGTCGGGACCTGCGGCCTTCGCATTGGCCGCGACAATCCTCGGCATCGTCGTTTTGCTAACGTACGGTTGGACGTTGCGCGCGCCTTTTATTTTCGACGACGTGGCGTGCATCGTGAACAACGCGTCGATCATGCACGTCTTCCCGCTGTGGGACGAAGGCCCGGGATCGGGGCCGCTGTGGCCGCCGCAAGACTTCACGACCGCCGGCCGGCCGCTGGTCAATCTTTCGCTCGCGATCAACGTCGCCTTCGACGGTTTAAACCCGCTCGGCTTTCACATCTTCAATTTGGTGACGCACTGGTTGGCGGCAATGTTGCTCTGGGCCATCGGCCGCCGAACGCTGTTGCTCCCCTACTACGAAGGGCGTTTCACAAGGTCGGCCGACCTGCTGGCGCTGTGTGTCGCGTTGCTGTGGGCGGTGCATCCTTTGCAAACCGAGGCGGTTCAATACGTATCGCAGCGCACCGAGCTGATGATGGCCGTGTTTTATCTAAGCACGCTGTACTGCGCGATCCGCTACTGGACGACCGCGACCGAGGGCGGCCGCGTCGGTTGGCCGCTGTTGGCCGCGATTTCCTGCCTCGCCGGCATGGCTTGCAAAGAGGTGATGGTGACGGCGCCGGTTGTCGTGCTGCTTTACGAGCGGACGTTCGTCACGGGCTCGCTCCTGACTTCGTTGCGCCGTTCCTGGCCGCTGCATGCGGGCCTGTCTTTGGGATGGATCCTGCTTATCGCTCTCAACATTCATGGGCCACGCTCTGCGTCGGCTGGTTTCCACCTGGGGGTTTCGCCAATCGCTTATTGGTGCACCCAGTGCGAGGTCTTGCTGCTGTACTTGAAGCTGGCTGTCTGGCCCTGGCCGCTGGTGATTCATTACGGGATTCCGTTTTACGACTCATTTTCGGCAGCCTGGCCACGGGTGCTGACCGTCGGCCTGTTGGCGGCCGGAACGTTGTGGCTTCTTTGGCGAAATTCGCCGGCCGGGTTCCTGTTTGCTGTCGTCTGGCTGGTGCTTTCTCCCACGCTGGTTGTTCCCGTGGTCAGTGAAGTTGCCGCCGAGCGTCGCATGTATATCCCACTGGCAGCCTTGTGCGCCTTTGTGGTCGTCGAGGTTTACGACGCCTTGGTGAAGCTTTTCTCCTCGCGTCCGGAACGCCAAAGTCGTCGGCTGTCCGTTGGCCGGGCCGCTGTCGTCCTCAGCTTGCTCACCTTGGCCGCGACGTTGACATTGAGCCTGGTCAGCGTGCGCCGCCTGTCGGCCTATCGAGAAGCTCTTACGCTGTGGCATGACGCACAGCGTCATCAGCCAGACAATTATGTCGTGCACACGAACCTGGGCGTCGAGTACATCAACGCCGGCCGCTACGCCGAGGCCATTGACGAGCTACGCAAGGCCGATCAATTGGCCACCGACAATCGACCCAAGATTCATACCGAACTGGCTACGGCGCTGGCACGCGAGGGGCGTTTCGAAGAGGCTGTGAAAGAATTTCGCGCTCTTTTGACACTTGATCCAACTTCGTATGAATACGATCGCGTGCGGGATAGCCTGGCCGTCTCGCTGGTGCATGCCGGCCAGGTGGAGGAGGGCGTGGCAGAATTCGAGAAAATTGTCCGCGACCATCCCGATTCGGCCGAAGCCCACAACAATTACGGACTGGCCCTGCTGAAACTCGACCGAACCAAGGATGCCATCGCGCAGTTTCAACATGCCGCGCGGCTGCGCCCTGGCTC includes:
- a CDS encoding nitronate monooxygenase, with the protein product MLDTRLTTMLRVQHPIMLAGMAGVSYAGLVGAMSEAGGYGVLGAGNMALDELSAEMQKVRALTSKPFGVDLLAPMTDNPEDEAQRIIDGGVTCFVTGPGLPSRVIRLYQKAAILVFCVCTTVRQAVEAEDAGCDAVVAQGTEAGGHTGAVGTMALCPQVVDRVKIPVIAAGGIYDGRGLAAALALGCEGVWIGTRFVACHEARAAKAYQGSILRANESDTIVSRCWTGKPLRALKSPTIEQWEQRPQDIQSFPQQDAAMRQAGLLGFLDPEAAEREPRLSCFPAGQGCGGITKVESCREIVDGIMRQAVEVLAAQGARAKEKARPAERRDELENR
- a CDS encoding tetratricopeptide repeat protein; protein product: MDRSWLPLSGPAAFALAATILGIVVLLTYGWTLRAPFIFDDVACIVNNASIMHVFPLWDEGPGSGPLWPPQDFTTAGRPLVNLSLAINVAFDGLNPLGFHIFNLVTHWLAAMLLWAIGRRTLLLPYYEGRFTRSADLLALCVALLWAVHPLQTEAVQYVSQRTELMMAVFYLSTLYCAIRYWTTATEGGRVGWPLLAAISCLAGMACKEVMVTAPVVVLLYERTFVTGSLLTSLRRSWPLHAGLSLGWILLIALNIHGPRSASAGFHLGVSPIAYWCTQCEVLLLYLKLAVWPWPLVIHYGIPFYDSFSAAWPRVLTVGLLAAGTLWLLWRNSPAGFLFAVVWLVLSPTLVVPVVSEVAAERRMYIPLAALCAFVVVEVYDALVKLFSSRPERQSRRLSVGRAAVVLSLLTLAATLTLSLVSVRRLSAYREALTLWHDAQRHQPDNYVVHTNLGVEYINAGRYAEAIDELRKADQLATDNRPKIHTELATALAREGRFEEAVKEFRALLTLDPTSYEYDRVRDSLAVSLVHAGQVEEGVAEFEKIVRDHPDSAEAHNNYGLALLKLDRTKDAIAQFQHAARLRPGSPQAYANLGSALLEDGQTRAAIKQFESALRLQPIYPLVHKSLGRAFVESEQPSAAIPQLEKARASEPESSQIEFDLGRALAGVGRWRDAVAHYKRAQELGEASSTMQREYGIALAQIARPEEAIVRFEQALAEDQQDSAAWFALAKAKATLRQRSEAIAAAERASEIAHGQDLAVLADQVDSWLSAYRERKGP